The sequence TTCCTcagatcagcaaagcggcctttatgtggagctgcaggagatggaatgagatactaaatgagtattttgcatcagtgtttactgtgctgAAGGACATACAAGATacagaatgtagagaaatagatggtgacatcttgaaaaatgtccatactacagagaaggaagtgctggatgtcttgaaacacataaagtggataaatccccaggacctgatcaggtgcacccttaaactcagtgggaagctcggggagtgattgctgggccccttgctgagatatttgtaccatcaatagtcacaggtgaggtgctgaaagactggaggttggctaacaagatgccactatttaagaagggtggtaaggacaagccagggaacgtagactggtgagtctgatgTCGTTGGTggacaaattgttggagggaatcctgagggacagggtgtacatgtatctagaaaggcaaggactgattagggatagtcaacatggctttgtgcgtgggaaatcgtattttacaaatttgattgagattttttgaaaaagtaatagaggcttgatgaaggcagtgtggtgGACGTGATTGATACGGACTTTAGTTAtgcattcgacaagattccccattgaagactggttagcaaggttagatctcgtggaatacagggagaggtagccttttggatacagaactggcttgtaGGTACAAAaaagaagatggtggtggagggttgttttttcagactggaggcctgtaaccagtggagtgccacaaggattggtgctgggtcctctactactcgtcatttatataaatgatttggatgtgagcatgagaggtatagttagtaagtttgctgatgacaccaaaattggaggtgtgatagtcagcgaagaaggttacctccgatgaCAACaatatcttgatcagatgggcaaatgggctgaggagtggcagatggagtttaatttagataaatatgaggtgctgaattttgggaaagaaactcagagcaggacttgtacacttaatggtaaggtcctagggagtgttgctgatcaataagaccttggagtgcaggttcatagctccttgaaagtggagttggagGGGAATAGGATAATGAAagtgtttgttatgctttcctttattggtcagagtattgagtacaggagtttggaggtcatgttgcggttgtgccactgttggaatattgcatgcaattctggtctccttcctacaggaaggatgttgtggaacttgaaagggttcagaaatgatttacaaggctattgcaaggttggaggatttgagctgtagggagaagttgaataggctggggctgttttcctggagcgtcagaggttgaggggtaaccttacagaggtttataaaatcttgaggggcgtggataagataaatagacaaagtcttttccctgcggtgagggagtccagaactagagggcataggtttagatgagagggaaaagatataaaagatacctaaagaggcaactttttcacgcagaggatggtacgtgtatggaataggctgccagagaaagtggtggaggctagtactgttgcagcatttaaaagacatctgaatgggtatatgaataggaaggatttgggggaatatgggccaggtgctggcaagtgggactagattgggttgatttatctggtcagcttggacgagttggaccgaagggtctgtttccatgctgtacatctctagactCTAGTCATGAGGAATATTGACCAGTAGCAAGCAAAGCATCCTTTAATCTTTTCATTTCCTCGAAGACTTTGCAGATGAAATGTCTCATAATTGAACTAAGTGGAGTCAATCATTTTTTAGATGCAGAGAATTCGTGCCTTTGATCTCATGCACTGTTTTTGTACATTTACAGAATGTTATGGTTGTTAGCTGTGTGTATCCTTCTACAGAGTAAGTAAACTTTAATATATTTAATGATTCATGCTTTTTACTCAGTTTGTTTAATATTTCAAAGGTTTAAAATTTCTTCTAATTCCTTTAGGAAATGCAACTTTGGCTCAAATAGTTTGAATCGAGTGAATGGCATCATGCTTTCTGGAAGCCATACCGGGTATACAGATAGGTGAGCCACGATGCAAATTTTCTTTGTGGCGCTGTTGACTATTTTCAGAGGAGTTGTGAAACAGTAGCTGATCCTTCAGGAAAGAAAACAGCTAGTTGCCGTGAtacttttcctttttaaaaatatgcttGCAGAGCTACCCAGTGTGAATATTGACTTTCTGTcaaaagtaacacacacagtattgatgagaATAGCCTACAGTTTCAATCAAAGTTTTTATCTCCCATCCAATAAATTAATCTTGCAAATAATTTATTTATATGACTTGACTACTCTCACTGTGATTCTTTTGTTACAGCCTGCTGTATGTTAATCCTTAAATTTTAGCTTTTACTCTGTTTAACATCTGTTGAGGGGTTTTGTGAAAGTTATCATCTTGGTTTTCCAGTTAGTTCAATTTCAGAAGATGCTAGACACGAGAACAGAGAATTGTAGCACACTTGAATTCATACCTGTTGGCCTTTCCCGTATCAGTCCTTTAAGCGTCTCACTGAGAGAAAAGTAGAAATCTTGAgtaagagaggaaaagaaatctgatttggagatgccggtgttggactggggtgtacaaagtttaaaaatcacacaacgccaggttatagtccaacaggtttaattggaagcactagttttcggagcactgctccttcatcaggtggttgtggaggacacaattgtaagacacagaatttatagcaaaagtttagtgtgatgtaactgaaattataccttGATTGTGAGCATACTAAACAGCAATGAGTGAGAAACATCATGCAAATTTCATTAACTAATGCAATGCAAGTGCAGAACAGATATGGGAGTGTACTGAAAATAATGGTTTATGTTGAAATGCATCATTTTTGTTTGAAAAATATGATGATGCCACAACTTCCAAAATTCATGCCATTGGTTATGTCTTGAAGTGAAATTTGCATTGTTCCTCTTctttaatttagattagattagattacttactgtggaaacaggcccaacaagtccacaccgaccacccagacccattcccctatatttaccccttcacctaacactacaggcaatttagcatggccaattcacctaacctgcacatttttggactgtgggaggaaaccagagcacctggaggaaacccacgcagactctgggagaatatGGAACCTCCacgcagtcagttgcctgaggcgggaattgaaccctggtctctggcgctgtgaggcagcagtgctaaccactgtgccacagtgctgcCCGCTTAGATGGAAGTTGCATTTGTTTAAGCCTTAAAAAGGCTTAATTTTTGTTAAACTCCCGGATTTATTCTCATTCACAAAATGAGTAATTTAAAATGTTGATGCTGCTTGAAATTCTGGGACAACTTAATCAAAATATAGGGCCCTCTGGTGGTAATGTGGATTGATGATCCGAATTCGTACATCTGGATGGACTTCTTAAAAGCTAAGCattattaactgaatttaaaaagATCTTTATTTAGCTTAATACTGAATTTGGGGGATCATTTACTTTTGCAAGAAATTACTTTTGATGAAATGTTTTCAAAATTCTATCAGTAAAATCCCTATAACTACTTTCTGGTTGCATTGTCTAATTGGATCATAGAAGTAGCTTGTGTATACGTGATGTAATTCAGAATCTTAAGTTTATTCTTGTTGCTTTCAGATCTAATATCAATGGTCCTGGTACTCCAAGGCCTTTAAGTCGATCAAAAGTTTCGCTACCAAGTCCTTTAACAACAAATGGTTTGCCGGATAGCTCTGATAGAGAAATCAATGTGCAGCAAACAGAAGACAAATCGCACAGGTATGTTTTCCATATCTTTGAACAGAGTAGATAGCTTTCATAGAAACATTGAAAAGTTAAAACATTTTCTGTGTTAAGATGTTTGGAAACATCATCCCATTGAAGTTCTTTATGGTATTGAGCAAAATAAATTGTTAATACATTACTTGGAGCAGAAATTAAGTTTCTAGTTCAACTGAAAATAGCAATTTGTCACTAAGCCAGAACACAAGAGTAGAACCAGTAAAGTCTAGCTTGACTTCAGTATAAAACATTTTTGCTGGTGTCTGGATAAAATCCTCATTCTCAAATGTAATCAATTTAATCTGCCCTTTTTCTCACAATAATCTGTTTATTCTATAAAACTTGGAATATTTGAAGCCATTCATTTGTATTTcagaattgatttttaaaaattattcgcTTTTTAACCTCCAAGCTGATGTTGCATTCTTCATTCTACTTGAACAGTCCTCTACATGTAATGAAATAATAGCTAGTCACAGAAGGTAAATTTCTGTCAACTTGAATGTTTCTTCCATGACAGTGTAATTATTTATGTCGAATATTCCACATTTTCCATGTTGGTGAAGTATGATAAATATAACACTTCTTTAATCAGCTGAGGCATACGTGGATTCTGTTTGAAGCAGACAATGTAATGCACTTAAAGTTGTTACTTTTGGCCTTATGCAAGATGCTATTCAGTATAAAGTATACCACTATTTCAAAAGTAAATGTGAATACCCATTTTTGAATTTGTGGTGTTTATGAGTCTGCTcaaaatatgtgtgtgtatgcccatcACAGCTTATTTATGTTACACTTATAGTGAATAAGTTATGATATATTCTTAAACGAAGAAAAAAAATTATTTACTTAGTGCCTTAATTTCTAAAGCATATTTTTGAAGTCTAGTGACTGTTGCCATGGAGAAAATGAATCAGTCGGTTTTCTCACCAACCCCCACAAACAGCAACAAAATAATGACTTGATAATCAACTTTTTCGTTATTGAGGGATAATTATTGACCAGGCCACCAGGAGTGCTCTTCAAAATATCAGAGCATGTTTTTATCTGTTGTCACTTGAGAAGGCAGACAGGGTCTCGACTTAATACATCATACTGACCCTGAAGCCCTCCCATAATATTGCACTGAAGTGTCTCCCTTGATTGTTGTGCTGAAATTTTCTGTGTGGGGTTTGAACTCAGGGCCTTCTGACTTAGGTGAATGTGCTTCTGACTGATCTACAATTGAGCTGGAAACATCTGAATTAACAGTCTGCCAATTAATAGTGATTTGCTGCTAGTTTCTTTTGAAATGGAGCCAGGAACTTAGACCCATAACTGCCTGAGCTAGAAAAAATAACCTTATGGCTTTATGAAAAGCTTTAGCTGGAGAATAGTACGTTGTATGTTACAATGCATACATTTCCTATTCTAAAACTGAGTCTTCTGCCTTAAAACCTGAAAGTCTGAATAGGAAATGATAAAACCATGCAACTGTGGCAAAAAGGTTTGTCACTGTGGAGCAATAATGAATCTAATTTATGTATAGATCCAAAGGTAACAAGGAATCTGTTCTGAAAATAATTGTCTGTCTGATTAAAGTTGGTTGTGTGCCTAAGCTGACTGAAATGTTCAGGTTTTCTTTGGCTCTTGTCAAAATTATTCTCGTGACTGCACATTTGTTTTTAAACAGTGATTCACCTACTTCCCATGGAGAAGACATTCAGAGTAACTGTTCAAAAAATAAACATTTAGAGGACACGATGGAAGCTGAGGCACCAGAGGTAAAACGGCTGAAGTTTGATACAGAAAACGAGGAAGAGGAGTCTGTACATTCTGAAAGTTCTTCAGAGATGCCTGAGGAAACTGAGAACACAGCAAAGCAGGAAGAAGCCAAAGATGATAGTGAATGGATTGATCCAGTCAATGCAGATAAACAAGGTACTGTGTACCTTCCTGAATATAGAGTAGTACTATAGCTAACTAGAATCATTTTCTAATTTCTTGTGTTGTTTGAGTGATTGGAAAGTGACAGTGGAGATTGATAGGTACATTAGTAATTCCACTCGAGTACAATAAAACTAGGTGAGAAGCAAAACCTGGAATTACAACTTGGAATTCAAGAATAATAAATTTTGTATCAAGGAGCTTTACATTAGGTTGAAGTTGTATTGACTTTCATAAGTGACCAATAAAAAGAATTGCATTGTATTTAAGAATCTTTTATGTCAGACCCATATGTTCTTCCATTTTTGTCTCATGAAAATGTTACAGGGTCGCAAACAAATCTGTGTATTTGCTTGCAAACAGTATGaacacagacaaaaaaaaaacttgtatCCTGTCCAGTTCCATAATGGCTGAACAATTCTTCCAACCCTGGCCATTACATAATTTCCTGGAAGAAGTAAAAATATTTAAGGAATTTCTTTTTAATATGGGCATCAATCAGAAGTAGCCATGTCTTAGAACAGTGCTTATAGTATAAACATGGATTTTGGTATACCTATCCCTCTGAATACTTTTAACCTAGCTGCTCGGATTCCTTTGTCATCGCTTGGCATTCTTGCTAGAGAGTGCACAATATGCAACCTTGCTCCAATTGACTTTATGCCTGCATTTAAGTTTGCTCCTGGAGATCATGAATGTTCTTGTGAAATAAATCTTATTCAAAAAATGTTTAAGCAATGCTATCTGTTTTTGATTCAGTACATAAATCAATTTTCAAAATCTTATTTATTTTAGTCTTATTTAGCTCTGAATGTTTTCTTTGTGATTTAAGTATCCAGTGAGTTTGCTGCTTGTGATGTGTGCAGTAAATGGCAGGACATAATTGAATTTCAAATTCTTCAGGCACAGAAAGAAGCTATTTGGTCCATTGTCTGCTGGTTCTTTGAAAGAGTTGTCCATTACCCAACCATACTGCTCTTACCCCATAGTCATGTTTTTTATCCATGTGTGCATTCAGTTTACTTTTACATTTCAATCTGTGTCTCCACTTCCTTCCTAAGCAttgctttcttttttttttaactacAAGTTAGATTTTGAGAGGTAATTTCTGTAATGTTTGGATTTACTAACCAGACGATATATTCATTGAATTTAGTACAATACTGGAAAGTTTTGAGTGACTTTTAATACTTAATCCATTTAAGAACAAAGAATTGATTAGGTTCCAGGTTGTCTCATTATGTAAACCCTAATTTCATATTGTAATGATTGAACAAATCAGTGAAGTTCATGTATTCGAACGTTGGCTCGAGCATAAAtcttacaatttttaaaatgtttctcttCCCCTGTGCGCACAAGTTTCAAATGTTGCAAGTAAAAATGGTAATCTGTTGAAAgtaaatgaatttataatagtCATACATGAAATTGCTTGCACCTCATTTGTTTCTCAGTTGTTTGCCTCTTTATAGTGGGTTCAATTTATTTTTCTCTGAAAGTTGGCAACTGTGCAGTACTGGAAGCACAAAAGTGAGATCTGATGGCTTTTTGTGTGTTTATAGAGCCCTCAAGCATACAAGTAAAAGCCATGTTTGAATCTGAGCAAGAGAAAGATGAAGTTTCATCTGGAAATGTCAAAGCCTCAGATGAAAATCAAATGGACCAAACTGAGCCAGCCAAGACATTAACTTCAAAGGCAAGTGAAATCAGTGAAAGCACTGACGATGATAGTAACAGTGTGGACTACAGTGATACAGAGAAACCAGACACACCTCCCGAAACTCCAGACATGCCTTCTGAGAGCCCAATGGAGAATAGTGCAGATGCCACAGAAGAACCAATGGAACAGGACTAAATATTGAGATACTCTGCAGTATTTTCAATGAGGTGTTGATTTTACACTGTATAAAGTTTTATGTAATAAAGTGGACCTTTGTTTCCAGGAGAAGGAGAGGCAAACCTTCTCAAAGAAAAACCTGGAAGAGCTGTACAAGATGAGAACTGTGAAACTAGCTCCTTCAGGTCTCACGTACTGCTCCCGCTTTTTTGTTTGGTCAAATCAGTGGTTTTGTGTATAGATTTTTTAATTAGAAAGAGAGTTTTTAAACTGGAAAGTAAAACTATAATTGTCAAGTTGTTTTCCAATTCATTGAACTAGGCCATTTACCACAGCATTTTTTGTCTCATTTTTAAATCTCTTCAGAAAAATTACATTTCCTACATGGTCACTGTTTCAACGTTTAATACATCAAGCAACAGGTTAAAGACACATTCcaggaaaaaaaacccaaaaacaATACATCACATTCATTTACTTCTGATCCTGTATTAATGGGATTTATTCATCAAAAGGGAGTGTGTGGTTCACGTTAATGTGAAACAGCAAAGGTTAGGACTTGTTTCAAGATCGGTTTGTTTTGGTTGCAGAATAAATGCTTTTTTTTTGATTCATTGTTCAAGCAGAGAAAAGTGTGGGAGGTAAATCACTCAATTTATGCTCAGTGGTTAGAATATGTAAATTTGAATAAGTTTCTTTCAGTTACATTTTTTTTTGTAGCATGCAGACAGCACTGTTACACACACCACTGACTGCATTAAGATCTACTGCAATTACCTTGTTAATTTAGTCTTGTGCCAGATCTTATGTACTGGTAATGCAATTTTAGGGGGTGCATTGAACCACCATGATTTGTATAAAATTTTGAAGTGAATGAAATATTTTTGAACATGCTACTACATTTTGACAGCCAGTGGTTGTACATTTTTGGAGATGATATTTCAGCACAAATCTTCATCTGTACTTCTGATTTTTCTGATATCCATCTTGTAAATTCAAAATCCTTTAATCATTTGACCACAATTATTGGCTGTCAAAATTTGTTTGTACTTGTTTCTGGCAACTGTACTTTTTGATATTTAGAATTTTTAAATTTCTGTAAGTAGATTTTGTAGATTAAATGTAGATGTAATTGTTCACTGCCTTTGTGAAACGTTATATAATTGTATAATTTGTGTGTAAACTGAATGCTTTGGCTTTCAATACAGTATTCATATAAAGCAATAAATGTTATATCTGGACACAGTCTGGAGATACACTCCAGTTCCTGTTGATAAAATTTGCACAGGGTTGCCAGAGGCCATGATGACTGCACGTAACTGACAATCTACAAGATTGACAGTTTTGTCTTTCCTGTGAATGTAGTATTTTGCACTTGTTAAAGTGAATATTCTGAAGATATAATTTTGTGGGATCTTAAAATTCACTTTGAGAGAATTGAGTCTCCATCCTAACCAGTATGTAAAGTTTTTTTACAGGATGCCTAAGaaaattaacattgtttctcttcaGTCCTGTGGTTGGGAAGAAAATGCATCTTTGCCAATTAAACAATAGTTTTCACAAGTTTTTAAAGCAATCTGATAAGCACTAATGTTTTTGAATCTTAACCTTGTTGTCAATGCCACTGGCAGAATTTTTAGTGGTACTGTAGAGGGGACTtgaattttctctcttttctaaaGAATCCTTGAATTCTGCTTGTAAAAGACAAGTTCGTTAATACACTGCTGTATGAGGGTGTGGGGAACAAAAGCAAATTTTTAATTGAAATCTTTATGCCATCAGCATACTTTCCAACCCAGCTCTTCATCTGTGTAATTTAGTGAATTCCTTATTCCACATGATTATTTTCAGTAATATGTTTGTTTGTGTACCAGTTGAGTTGAAAATCTAGGTTGAGGAATTGGTTTTATTCTGAGATTCTAAATATGACAAAACAAAACACGATGGAATATGGTTGAAGAAAGGTGGATCATGGTTGAAGTGAACTTTTCCCTTTCTTCTCCCCACCTGAAAGTTTGCTTTTTAATGGATAAAAAGTTAAATTTCCAGGAGTTATGTCTGACATTACTCAAATTCTAAATGACAACTTGTTTATCACCTCCTAGGAAAGCTTTAATTAGTAACAAATTAGTCACTTGGGATGAACAATAAAAAAATGCTGGCTGGCCAGTCGGTGACGTTGAGTCCCAGGAGTGAATAAAAGAAATGTACAGTACTAATTTAAACGTTTTAGAATTTTATAACACATTGTGTTAACTCAAATTTTTATGTCAGTGCTGGCACTCTGCTCTCTATTTAGTTCTAATTACCTATGTCTTTCCAATCTACTTTTACAGTTTTCCTTTCCAAATTTTGACCATATTTGGTACAAGTTTTTCATTTGCTTCCACCAGTGTTTCTATTCTGGCTAAGTTAACCTGGGTTATTTTTGGGTTCCTGCTAGCTCATTCTGAACTTTAATTGCAGCAAATTACCCTCTACTAATATTAGACTGGCTGGTTTGTAGTTAATCAACTTTTTTCCTCCTTTATAAGAATAAATTTCCAAAACTAGCCCACTGTTAAtttcagttttgttttttttgCCTACTTGGGTAAATGTTAGGGAAAGTTTTTCAGCTTTTTACAGGCTAATTAGCAAATTATACTCATTGTATGATCTCATCATGCCAAATTTATTTTGCTTTTAAGATTCTATGTTGAAGTAGTGAATGTGAAAGCCTGAAATTTGAGATGTTACTTCAACATTCTTGTATTTATTGAGGTTAGGTTTGTATCGTGATGACAGTGGCAAATAATAAGTAATGGATAGCATTTGTCTCACAGATACTTAACCTATTCCGAAGATTAGGAGGGAAATGTGTACCTTCAGCATTGAGTATGGTGTTTGAGCCTTTGCACTGATGAGCAGCAGAATGTGCCTGTCTTTGCTTGCTCAGGTTAACAAAAAATACtatagatgctggaatctgaaataaaacagtgCTGGGGAAAGAGCATAAGATGGAGCAGCAGAAGCAGGTCATTTAatccattgagtctgttccaccattcaatgagaccatAGTTGATCTGATCATTGTCGAACCTCTTGCCTGTCTTATTCCTGTAACCCCTGATTCTCTCACTGATATGTACTTAAgaacccagctctgcagccatCTGTGGACACCTTTGCTGTCTTAGTCTGAAATCatatcctctggtcctagactttcccacaaggggaatttacctttctgcatctaacctgtcaagTCCCCGAAGAGTCTTGCTGGTTTTAGTAAGGTTTCCAGTAATTCTAAACTTCAAATACAGGCCCAATCTGCACAACGTCATCTCATAAAATGATCCTCCATACCTGGGATCAGTGTAGTGGAATCTCTGGACTGCCTTGAATGTATATTCTTTTgacaaggggaccaaaactattCATAGCATCCTAACTGTTCTGTCAAGTGCCTTATATATTGTAGGAAGATTTCACTATTTTTATTCttcattccctttaaaataaaagtCAACATTCTATTTGCTTTCCTGATATCTGCCGAATTTGTATGGAAGACTTTTGAAAGTCATGCACAAGGACTGCCAAACCCTCTATGCTGTAACTTCTTGCAgtatttctccatttaaataataagctCATCTGTTCTTCCTGCATAGATCCCTGTGACACTCCACTATTTACAGGTTTTCTTCCTGAAAATTTGCCACTTATACCTTCGCCATCTTCTGTTAGCTATCTAGCCCTTTTGCCAAGCTAATATACCACCTCTAACACCATGTGGTCTGAAGGAAACTAACATACCTTATCAATTGCCTTCTGAAAGTCTAAGTATATTTCCTTCACTGCTTCCCATTTTTCTTATTTCCTCTATTCTAGTAAATTTGTCAGTCATGATTTTTCCTTCTGTGAAGCTGTGCTGACTTTGTTTGAACATAtcatgtatttctaaatgctctgctataaCATTCTTTATCACTATTCCTTCGCTGTCATTAGGTAAAAATCTGTGAATTCCTTCCATAACATTGTGGGTCTATTTAGAGCAAATCGactgcaccttctcaagggcaactaggaatggggaTTAAATCTTGGCCAACCCAGCAATGCCTACCTCCCACAAGTAAATATAAAGATGCATCTTTCCAATAATAGCTGTTGTGCTTACTGGCTGATTTGTATTTTTGTTACCTTCCCTCCTTAAAGGTAAGATAAGGTAAATAAAactcaggcctggcagcatctatggatagAGAAACTGAGTTACTGTTTCAAATCCAGTATTGGCTTTTTAATATTATCTATTTTCATTTGCTGTCATTCGGCTGATCTCAGCAGACAAGAAAATATCCAAGGATACCATTAAAGATTATGAAACATTTGTGTGTGGTTGGTAAAATTTGTCATGCCTGGAGCATACATGACTGAGTACGATCTTCCAAATTAAGTGTTTACCAGGATATTTTCCATCACGAAGGGGGTTTATTTGTTTCTTACCCAATTCAGTTAGTTTAGAATTAAATTTACACAAGTTACGTTTCGATAGAGATTTCCAATTTGAGTTTCTTCTGTGTCAAAAATGTCTTTAATTTCAGTTTAATCAGTTTTCTTTTCAAATGGTATTGGAAATCAAGTCTTCATTTCAAGATTCCTTCTCTAACTTCATTATGCAGTTGCGTAGAAGGCTTTCCTGTAAGGTAGCCTAAAATATTTTATCCATCTGTAGGTGCTTTCTGTTGATTGATAACTTGTAGGAAGTTGAATCGAGTGCCATTGTACCATGCTACATTTGATAGTTAACTAATATTTTTCATAACTTTCCTCTTCAACTTTATTAAACAGGACCAGaaatattagattacttagtgtggaaacaggcccttcggcccaacaaatccacaccgaccctccgaagcgcaacccacccagacccattcccctacatttaccccttcagttaacactgcaggcaattttagcatagccaattcacctaacctgcatatttttggactgtgggaggaaaccggagcacccggag comes from Chiloscyllium punctatum isolate Juve2018m chromosome 12, sChiPun1.3, whole genome shotgun sequence and encodes:
- the ppp4r2b gene encoding serine/threonine-protein phosphatase 4 regulatory subunit 2-B, with protein sequence MEPESLLEALADFEKKSKKEVSSLLDQFLCHVAKTGETLIPWSQFKSYFVFKLEKVMDDFRASAPEPRAPPNPNVEYVPYEEMKNRILKIVNGFMGIPFTIQRLCELLTDPKKNYTGTDKFLRGVEKNVMVVSCVYPSTEKCNFGSNSLNRVNGIMLSGSHTGYTDRSNINGPGTPRPLSRSKVSLPSPLTTNGLPDSSDREINVQQTEDKSHSDSPTSHGEDIQSNCSKNKHLEDTMEAEAPEVKRLKFDTENEEEESVHSESSSEMPEETENTAKQEEAKDDSEWIDPVNADKQEPSSIQVKAMFESEQEKDEVSSGNVKASDENQMDQTEPAKTLTSKASEISESTDDDSNSVDYSDTEKPDTPPETPDMPSESPMENSADATEEPMEQD